The following are encoded in a window of Anopheles gambiae chromosome X, idAnoGambNW_F1_1, whole genome shotgun sequence genomic DNA:
- the LOC1278650 gene encoding glycosaminoglycan xylosylkinase homolog isoform X1: protein MTNFSFYNLVLLLCLSFVIYYSLNIYLFNDLQSTVSKSDFSLAEHHALSKQVTKGNSFSKNTTSNSLLSVHKAIVVKSKILKSVFRNKNPKYIAIKQKLLSCFFPKTYNSSSVWKIANSWPNANIVFPSTDKLIGAVINALTTDSIYSMKNSRRGTQLKLVLELTNSQLVLFKPSWYSRDEIMNGSVYSGKDRHNSEIVSFHLAAILNLRYTPIAAGRRISLRDSLKYADAELQQTMPVVNNLQCVYGVCHFCKSDEIVCDDQQNGTLEGAVLFTIPGKIIKYRSPWQRTYKEQLKAEWEKNDNYCALISKKLNFDVLLDLIDAAIFDFLIQNGDRHHYETRENRVLLLDNGKGFGNPFVDHIDILAPLYQCCYIRRTTWERLLIFSGGALSETLEELNKLDSLYPLLNKNHYVAIERRLLYIYSTVELCREKFGNKTLK, encoded by the exons ATGacaaattttagtttttacaACCTCGTTTTATTGTTGTGTCTGTCATTTGTAATCTATTATAGTCTCAATATATATTTGTTCAATGATCTACAATCGACTGTTTCAAAAAGTGATTTCAGTTTGGCAGAACATCATGCATTATCGAAGCAGGTCACCAAAGGAAACTCTTTTTCCAAGAATACGACTTCAAACAGTCTCCTTTCAGTACACAAGGCAATCGTCGTTAAATCGAAGATATTGAAATCAGTTTTCCGGAACAAAAATCCCAAGTACATCGCCATCAAACAGAAGCTacttagttgtttttttcctaaaacATATAATTCGAGCAGCGTATGGAAGATCGCAAACTCG TGGCCAAATGCAAATATAGTTTTCCCATCCACGGATAAACTAATCGGAGCAGTTATAAATGCATTGACGACGGATTCTATCTATAGCATGAAAAATTCTCGAAGAGGAACGCAATTAAAGCTGGTATTGGAGCTTACCAACTCGCAATTAGTACTTTTTAAGCCAAGTTGGTATTCGCGTGACGAAATTATGAATGGCTCTGTATACTCAGGAAAAGACAGACATAACTCGGAAATAGTTAGCTTTCATCTTGCAGCCATTCTTAATCTTCGATACACACCGATAGCAGCTGGACGCCGAATTTCTTTGCGCGATAGTCTTAAATATGCAGATGCCGAGCTGCAACAAACAATGCCAG TGGTTAATAATCTTCAGTGCGTGTATGGTGTTTGTCATTTTTGTAAAAGCGATGAAATTGTATGTGATGATCAGCAAAATGGAACGCTTGAAGGAGCTGTTCTATTCACCATTCCGGGGAAAATTATCAAGTATAGATCCCCGTGGCAGCGCACGTACAAAGAACAATTGAAGGCTGAATGGGAAAAAAATGACAACTACTGTGCGCTCATCAGCAAAAAACTGAATTTTGATGTTCTTTTAGATCTAATAGATGCAGCCATATTTGATTTTCTAATACAAAATGGTGATAGACATCATTACGAAACGCGCGAAAATCGGGTTTTATTGCTGGACAATGGAAAAGGGTTTGGTAATCCATTTGTTGATCATATAGATATACTTGCACCTTTATATCAATGTTGTTA TATCCGACGCACAACTTGGGAGAGGTTACTAATATTTTCTGGAGGAGCACTAAGTGAAACTTTGGAAGAATTAAACAAGCTGGACAGTTTATATCCTCTCCTAAACAAAAACCACTATGTTGCTATTGAAAGACGACTTCTTTATATTTACAGCACGGTTGAGTTATGTAGAGAAAAGTTTGGCAATAAAActttgaaatag
- the LOC1278650 gene encoding glycosaminoglycan xylosylkinase homolog isoform X2 — MTNFSFYNLVLLLCLSFVIYYSLNIYLFNDLQSTVSKSDFSLAEHHALSKQVTKGNSFSKNTTSNSLLSVHKAIVVKSKILKSVFRNKNPKYIAIKQKLLSCFFPKTYNSSSVWKIANSWPNANIVFPSTDKLIGAVINALTTDSIYSMKNSRRGTQLKLVLELTNSQLVLFKPSWYSRDEIMNGSVYSGKDRHNSEIVSFHLAAILNLRYTPIAAGRRISLRDSLKYADAELQQTMPVVNNLQCVYGVCHFCKSDEIVCDDQQNGTLEGAVLFTIPGKIIKYRSPWQRTYKEQLKAEWEKNDNYCALISKKLNFDVLLDLIDAAIFDFLIQNGDRHHYETRENRVLLLDNGKGFGNPFVDHIDILAPLYQCC, encoded by the exons ATGacaaattttagtttttacaACCTCGTTTTATTGTTGTGTCTGTCATTTGTAATCTATTATAGTCTCAATATATATTTGTTCAATGATCTACAATCGACTGTTTCAAAAAGTGATTTCAGTTTGGCAGAACATCATGCATTATCGAAGCAGGTCACCAAAGGAAACTCTTTTTCCAAGAATACGACTTCAAACAGTCTCCTTTCAGTACACAAGGCAATCGTCGTTAAATCGAAGATATTGAAATCAGTTTTCCGGAACAAAAATCCCAAGTACATCGCCATCAAACAGAAGCTacttagttgtttttttcctaaaacATATAATTCGAGCAGCGTATGGAAGATCGCAAACTCG TGGCCAAATGCAAATATAGTTTTCCCATCCACGGATAAACTAATCGGAGCAGTTATAAATGCATTGACGACGGATTCTATCTATAGCATGAAAAATTCTCGAAGAGGAACGCAATTAAAGCTGGTATTGGAGCTTACCAACTCGCAATTAGTACTTTTTAAGCCAAGTTGGTATTCGCGTGACGAAATTATGAATGGCTCTGTATACTCAGGAAAAGACAGACATAACTCGGAAATAGTTAGCTTTCATCTTGCAGCCATTCTTAATCTTCGATACACACCGATAGCAGCTGGACGCCGAATTTCTTTGCGCGATAGTCTTAAATATGCAGATGCCGAGCTGCAACAAACAATGCCAG TGGTTAATAATCTTCAGTGCGTGTATGGTGTTTGTCATTTTTGTAAAAGCGATGAAATTGTATGTGATGATCAGCAAAATGGAACGCTTGAAGGAGCTGTTCTATTCACCATTCCGGGGAAAATTATCAAGTATAGATCCCCGTGGCAGCGCACGTACAAAGAACAATTGAAGGCTGAATGGGAAAAAAATGACAACTACTGTGCGCTCATCAGCAAAAAACTGAATTTTGATGTTCTTTTAGATCTAATAGATGCAGCCATATTTGATTTTCTAATACAAAATGGTGATAGACATCATTACGAAACGCGCGAAAATCGGGTTTTATTGCTGGACAATGGAAAAGGGTTTGGTAATCCATTTGTTGATCATATAGATATACTTGCACCTTTATATCAATGTTGTTAG